The following proteins are encoded in a genomic region of Rattus rattus isolate New Zealand chromosome 2, Rrattus_CSIRO_v1, whole genome shotgun sequence:
- the LOC116893567 gene encoding LOW QUALITY PROTEIN: igE-binding protein-like (The sequence of the model RefSeq protein was modified relative to this genomic sequence to represent the inferred CDS: deleted 1 base in 1 codon), with product MAMKDDEALTSHCDGETSCQDSEIVAAMKDNGFVKGECPPRNEWVSARHLVPKPGKKTPHHRRRRGEPPLVERVQNCRSKAATRYSQKSCLEDEKCRPTVIAGQGALEELQDSMSETERGERLEALRRKGAPKKRGPSKDLGSEEARDRGKDALGEKQGKEKKTPKKSLYPVEKLEALGLDSSETDELSLSEEEDLEDEAAHYEEERYHPDEGRANSLGKKQKKVGGGNHVVSRPISPSASSPYIERFHSDSFLTKDEQKKIRQVFPVFEAVDGGRVHAPVEYIQIKELAELVRNYGVSANFIISQVERLATLAMTPGDWQTTEKAALPNMGQYMEWKALWYDVSQAQAKVNATAEGDQRNWTLDLLTGQGQYANNQTNYNWEAYAQISAATIKAWKALSRKGESGGHLTKIIQGPQESFSDFVARMTEAAGRIFGDPEQAMPLVEQLVYEQATQECRTAITPRKSKGLQDWLRVCRELGGSLTNAGLAAAILQDQKRSGTGDRKVCYNCGKPGHLKRECQALTKRRAPGLCTKCGKGYHWASECRSVRDIRGRLIQPGPPQAEEGENAPGYPGPKSQGPKTYGTPAHNKWTPRSTELQKAQQEWTSVPPPNSC from the exons ATGGCTATGAAAGACGATGAGGCTTTAACAAGTCACTGTGATGGAGAGACCAGCTGCCAAGACTCTGAAATTGTGGCAGCCATGAAAGATAATGG ATTTGTCAAAGGAGAGTGTCCCCCAAGAAATGAGTGGGTGAG CGCGAGACACttggtgccgaaacccggaaAAAAAACGCCTCACCATCGCCGGCGCCGAGGAGAGCCTCCGCTCGTGGAGAGGGTCCAGAACTGCAGGTCGAAAG CTGCCACTAGGTACAGTCAGAAGTCGTgcctagaagatgagaaatgcCGCCCAACAGTAATAGCAGGGCAAGGGGCGTTagaggagttacaggacagcatgtcagaaacagagcgagGTGAAAGATTAGAagctttaagaaggaaaggtgcacctaagaaaagaggcccttccaaggaccttggatccgaggaagcgagagataggggaaaggatgccctgggagagaaacaggggaaggagaagaaaaccccGAAAAAAAGCCTTTATCCGGTAGAGAAGTTagaggctttggggcttgatagttcagaaacagacgaGCTTAGcctctctgaggaagaggatttagaagatgaggcagctcactatgaagaagaaagataccaCCCAGATGAAGGACGAGCTAACAGCTTGggtaaaaaacagaagaaagtgggAGGTGGAAACCATGTGGTTTCCCGGCCTATAAGCCCCAGCGCATCTTCACCTTATATAGAAAGATTtcactcagattccttcctcactaaagatgaacaa aaaaaaatacggCAGGTATTTCCGGTGTTTGAGGCTGTTGATGGAGGCCGTGTTCACGCACCAGTAGAATATATCCAAATTAAAGAACTTGCCGAGTTGGTCCGTAACTACGGAGTTAGTGccaatttcattatttctcaagTTGAGAGGCTTGCCACTCTGGCTATgactccaggagactggcagacaacAGAGAAGGCTGCGCTCCCTAATATGGGGCAATATATGGAATGGAAGGCCTTGTGGTATGACGTCTCTCAAGCGCAGGCCAAAGTCAATGCCACTGCTGAAGGCGATCAAAGAAATTGGACACTCGATCTGCTAACAGGACAAGGGCAGTATGCCAATAATCAAACAAATTACAATTGGGAAGCATACGCTCAAATCTCCGCTGCCACCATTAAGGCATGGAAGGCACTTTCCAGGAAGGGAGAGTCTGGGGGACACCTAACAAAAATTATACAAGGCCCCCAGGAGTCATTCTCAGACTTCGTGGCTAGAatgacagaggcagcaggcaggatcttTGGAGACCCTGAACAAGCAATGCCTTTAGTGGAACAGTTGGTCTATGAGCAAGCCACACAGGAATGCAGAACAGCTATTACACCTAGAAAGAGCAAAGGGTTACAGGACTGGCTGAGAGTTTGCCGAGAACTTGGAGGCTCGCTTACTAATGCCGGCCTCGCGGCTGCTATTCTACAGGACCAAAAGCGCTCAGGTACAGGTGATCGCAAGGTCTGCTATAACTGTGGCAAACCAGGACATTTAAAAAGGGAGTGCCAGGCCCTCACAAAGAGGagagcaccaggactgtgtactAAGTGTGGGAAAGGCTATCATTGGGCCAGTGAATGTCGCTCAGTTAGAGATATCAGAGGCAGGCTTATTCAGCCCGGACCTCCCCAGGCAGAAGAAGGCGAAAATGCTCCCGGGTATCCGGGCCCCAAGTCTCAGGGCCCCAAAACATATGGGACCCCAGCCCACAACAAGTGGACACCACGGTCCACAGAGCTacagaaggctcagcaggagtgGACCTCCGTTCCACCACCCAATTCATGCTAA